The genomic segment CTGACAGTTTAaataatactgtatttacagaTAATGTCACTCTCACACCACTCCAGGTGATGCTTCCAATGATTCTTCCAGTGACGGCTTTCACTATCCTTGAACCACATatttcttaaattaaaacatgctATTAACCTTTGCATTGTAACTTTCCATTTTTCCTTCTACTGCAGCAGCCAAATCCCGTTTGGAGCCTGCTTGCGTAATGTTCACATCATATAATAAACAGTCTTGACTAGGATTTATTCGCCAGTCTTCCTTCACTGTATCCAGATGCTGTTGCTCCGATCTGCTCGGCGGGGGTCGGTGGCTGCACTGTTGCCCGTTGCTGTGAGGTCACTAAATGTGGTGAAAAACTGCTCCATCTCTTTCTGCAGCATCTGATTTCGCCGCTCAGCATCATCTTTGGCGCGCTCGGCGTTGCGCAGCTTGATCTCCGCCATAGTGTACTTCTTCCTTTCCTGGTCCAGCTCCTCATGGAGGCTCACCATTTCTGTCTCCAGCTCCAGGTTACGCTGCTCCAAGCTACGAAAGAAAGTGACCACGGGATTAGCAGAAGTCACAATACAAGCAAATGTCTCATGTGGGAGCAGGTTATtagaacaaaacataaaactgatTCAGCTCctttcagtttgtttgaaaaataaagactAGGGACAGTAGAAAATAGCCagcagtcagtttttttttaattaccttaCAACTGCTCAAGGTGGAAGATGTCCCCTGCTCCCAGTCTTTGTGCTGAGctaagctgtttttttcctttaaaagggaatttaatttaaactagaTTATCCAGCTCACATTCaccaaaaggaagaaaaaaagaaatccgaTTTCAAAATACAAACCTCATTTCCAGATAAGTTGAGAGGCTgagtaaaatgtacataaaaacgGGAATACAATGATTTGTAACTCATGCAAagaacacataaaataaatgaaactaggaaatttgattgttttttgttttttatatttgcttggatttgatggcagcagtaaattacaaaaacattgtgaTGAGGGTCTGTTAACACTTCTCTGTGTTTTGGAAccgaggagaccagttgctttAAAAGCAAAACTATTTCCCACGTCTTCACAAGGTTTCTAGAAATTGGGTTTGTAAGAACTAACTTCAAATCCAGTTAGTTAAATCTCTTCATATCCAGCGGCTTAGATATGGAGaattcacacacgcacacatatacataattacatacagtacgataaaaaaacaaaacaaatacattttcacagatAGAAGTCTACCTTTTTATTCTGGCCTCATACTCGGTCTTCTGCTTGTGCATCTCCTGTTTAAGACTGGCCACTAAACTGTGCAGAGCACTGTGGTTGCCGGGTCCATTGCCAACAATGAACCCATCACTATTATCACTACTGCAGGTGCCACGACTGCTCCTCCCTGCTCCATCTCCACCCCCTTCTCTGTTGCAGAGTCtgccctcttcctcttctcctccaccGCACTGGGGAAGCTCGTTATCGTGCGCTGGTCCATCCAAGTCTTCATAGTGACCGCCGTAGAAATCCTGCTCAGGGCAGGTTGTCGTGGAGGAACGACAGGAGGTGGAGTTATCAGGAAGAGAGATTTCACAGGAGGAGGTAGACCAGGTGGCGCTGTCTACACTCTGTTTGTCCTCACAGCTGCTGTTCAGGCACGTGTTCGTGATCTGGGTCTGATGCTGCGAGTTCTGGTGGTTTAGCTGGACATTGTCGTACGTGGACAGACGATTCTGAATGGTTGTATGATCCCTGCTGGAGCAGTCacgctttttgttgttttcccgTAACGTGACACAGCCATTTGGTACCCAAAGGCCATTGCGGCTGTTCAGACCCCCTGTGACCACATCAGTGCCTGAGATGCCCATGCGTACAACTCCTATCCCATTCCCTCCAGTGTTGCCTCCACTGGTCACACCACTAGTGCCCATTTTTGTGCCAGAGCCTTTGAGTGCCCCACTGCGTCGCATTGGTAAGCTCCCACCTCCACTCAGAGTCTGGCTCTTTTCTTGATTGGGGTCCAAGGAGGGTGAGGAGCTGAAAGAGCCATTCGTAACAATCCCGCTGCCTTTACAGAATGCCGGGTTCTTTTTAACAGTCAGCGGTGGACTGCGGGTGACGTCAAAACGTCCGATGACACAATTATGAGGGCTTGCTGATCGTGGGGAGCCACCGTTGTCTACATACTGGCGATGCGAAGGAGACTCAGGTGTTTCCCAAGCACACTGCCGGACCACCTGTGTGTTGTTATTCTCTGCGTTTTGAGATACTGTAGCGATGGCGGAGGTAGCTGTGGTGGCTTGTCGCCGAGATAGTTCTATGTTGTTGTTGACAAGCTCGAGGGCTGTGGGGCTGTCCTCGTTGTGAGGGAATAGCAAGTCATGGTGGCCAATCAAAACAGCCATGAGCTGCTGGACCAGAACAGTACCTGATAACATGAGACGACATGCTGTTGTTATCTTCAAAACATATGAGGCACATACAGCATTAAAATACACACCTTTGGGTTGAATACCAACCTTCCATAATAGCTACTGGATCTTCAACCTTTGGCCTCAGGATATTTGGCCCAAAGACTGTTGCCAGGTTCTGGACACTCATTTTATTGACCCCTGAATATGACTGGACTTCATCTAGAAACCTGgaaacaagaaaatattttaaaattttcactgtttgataataatttgaatttaaattttttttaataacgtCAACTGATACCTGCATATGTACTTAAGAAGGTTGTAGTTCACTGGGGGGAGACTTTCCACAAGCCTTCTTAACTCCTTTTTACCCTGCAGAGGGTGATGATGAACACTTTTCATATAACATCAGTCAAATCCAGAACAGTAATTCATGTCAAATATTATTACAGTAGTAAGTAAGTTATTAAGTAGACCGGTAGATCAACAACATGGCGCCCTCCTCGGCAGACGTGTTTGCTCGCTCCGCGCTCGAATGTCggcttttccttcttttttgtgtgtttctttcctcactttattgcctttttaagaactgcactacctcaccttcaTTGCCTTATTGCTCatattttgtttgctcttattttttattttatttgtattttattttatttctattttttgtctattctcattttacttactgtatgacatttagagtggacggcaaagtaagaatttcattgtacagacAACACTTTAAATCTTTGAATCTTTAAatcttgaaaataaataaaaggtgcTTACAACTGCAAGATAAATATAAGCATTTGTGGTTGTCACTGCATACTTAgactataaaatattttacaaccctaattccaaagaagttgggatgtgtaaaatgtaaaaaaaactgaatgcagtgatttgcaaacctcatcaaccgacattttattcacagtagaacattaaaagcatatcagatgttgaaacagacattttatcatttcatggaaaatattagctcattttgaatttgatggcagcaacacattttttttaaaaagttggaagaggggcaaaaataaaagcataaaagcataaataaagGCACATCAAataaaggctggaaaagtaattgctgcaatttaaaaagcaaaaagcaactaattaggttaattggcaacaggtcaataacatagatcaatggcttttggcttgttcaCGGGTTACGCGgttctcaatgtaaaattgatAAGCTTTTGAATATCCCACCATCTACTGTGTATAATAATACCAAAACTTTCTGAGAATAAGGGAGACAAGGGCACAGGTCCAAACTGACCTTCAGTACCATTGCAATAAAAACAGGcgtgattctctactggacatcacggcatgagctcaggaacacttccagaaatcactgtctgtgaacacagttccatgtgcaatccacaaatgttagttaacgCTGgttcatgcaaagaagaagccatatgtgaacatgatacgtgttctctgggccaaagctcatttaaaatggtctgaggcaaaagcgaaaactgttctgtggtcagatgaattaaaatttgaaattctttttggaaaccaaggACCCTGAGACCTGCGGACTACTgcggagagggaccatccagcttgttattgGCGGACAGCCTGTAGCTGTAAtagtatgggggtgcattagtgcctatggcgggggcagcttacacatctggaaagactcCATCGATACtgaaagtacatagaggttttagagtaacatatgctcccatccagacaacgtctctttcagggaaagACCTGATGATGCTAAAGCACATagtgcatccatcacaacagcctGGCTTCACGGaagaagagtctgggtgtggaACTGGCCTGCTttcagtccagacctttcatcaatagaaaacattttgctcatcataaaacgaaaaatacagcaacaaaggcccaggacagttgagcagctagaatcctgcatcagacaagaatgggacaacattcctctcctaaacctccagcagctggtctcctcccctcccagacatttacagacagttgttaaaagaacagaagatgctacacaatggtaaacatcaccttgttccaacttttttgagatgtgttgctgccatcaaatttaaatgagctaatatttccatgaaatgataaaatgtctcagtttttgataaattgtttatattctattgtgaataaaatatgggttgatgagatttgcaaatttttgcattctgttttacacattgtcccaacgtGGAATTGGgattgtatattatatattttatttacactgagAGGGCAACATTTTTCATTCCGAGCTTCAATAGGTTTAACAAAAGCTGTGATTTGATGGCACCCAAATTTAGTTAATTAAGAAATGTATTACCTGTCACCTAAAAGGAGTAAATACTTAAATGTCCTTTATTTGGACATTCATACAAAGATAGCTATAATCTGTATTAAGGGAAaggatgtttatgtttttatgagaTGACAGTAAAAACTACTATAAGAATCTGTGAGCCATTGAGATATTTGTTACCAATATTGCGCTCACACATTAAAAGCATCTGTACTTGGGGCACAATGGGTgcaaaaaactaataaaaacatgatttatatactgtatttatcatCAAACACAGGTGAATCTCATACGTTTAATCAGACAGAAGcaaaaatcacaaatacattcacaggcaaacttaaaatatttaaggCTAAAATAGGATTGGAAATACTGCTCAGTGTTACTTCCTGATTTCAATGTCCTGGGACTTTGAAATTAGCAAGTAACACTGTAACTTAAGAAGGCCAAGCGGCTCTTATCTGCACCTGAGATTTAAAAGCACTTTCCTGGACTTACATAAAACAACACCCACTTGCtcattcacagacacaaaagcacaaactgGAGGATGTTTTGGATAGTGTTGTTTACTGGCCATATGGTGTGAGATAAATCCCGGTTTACATAAGTGAAGACAGGCACAACAAAGTCATGcaaacagcagagctgtgaaTAGGTGGACATGCAGTAGGAGACCAGCTTTAATGGCACAGTGCAGGATTCTGAAGAGCTGTTTGGTGTTGGCTTGTCTTCACATGGAGatcaaagttaaaaaagaaacttctaTACAGTAGAGggggaaaatgtgtaaatgggAATTTGTCGGAACATataggtaaaaagaaaataatcaagaACTCTTTCTTACCATTTCATCATCTTTGCTGAGCAGCTTGGCACAGCTCAGGAACTCCTCATATTTGTGGAAGGGGATGACAGGCTCTGGTAGCTCTCTGAGATACAGCTTCAGCAATGAAGCTACTGTGTGCACATCTGTGTTACTGTagagaaacacaacacataaaaaaataggGAGAGGTGAAGTTATCATTTATTATGACGGCAATGCATGAAGACAAACATGAGTCATCGCCATTAAGACCCCCTTCAGCAGTTTGTTAATCACTCTCTTTATTCCTATAAAGAAGGTTGTATGGGAGAATTAGGTAAATGGAATAAATTAAACAACCTATAAGCAACAGAGAGGTAGAAGGGTAAAAACAGGGACAGAGGGAAGAAGACGACACTGGGGCAGCTTAGATGATCGGCCAAGAGGCAAGAATATTTCCCCTGCAGGACCAAAGACACTAATGAGCCACAGGGGCACCTGGTGATCACTAAGGTGAGGAACAGTTAGCATCACAAATGGCACAATTAACTTTTTGCCATTGACAGATGCTGTGTTAGGGCAGAAGTAGGAAAGCTGACATGTGTCACTCTGCAGCTGGTGTTTCTGGTCAGCAAAGTAGCCGGGGAGAGATGAGCCAGATGGAGTTAACCAGGGACAAAAGCACGGCACAGTGCAGAGATGTGGAGGGCGTGTATTTCatcataaatgcatttttctaaACCCTGAGTTATGTATGAAGGTTGTCACATTAAACAGCTCTCAGTCGAGCCACCTACGCACAGCATTACACAAAGGTAAATTGCTCCACAAGGTATTTGCcaaatgatgtttttaaatgtgtttgtaacaGTCTTTAGGTACAttagtttgtaaaaaaatgcattttccctCCACTAAAGGGCTGGTAATGCCAGTTTTTCAAACTGTGGTATTATAAAGAGACAACTATTTAAATGGAACACAGCAGATTCACAAAGGGCTAATATAAAATCTGTATGAATATGAACTTACACAAACAGTACTTGTCTCAAAGAGCTTTCAGCcccttttaaaaacttttattttgaaagaaattgTGCACAGTCCTTACTTGTATGTCCCTGTCTTGGTAGTGAGTTGCCATAGTTCTCCTGCTATTCAGCAAAGTGTTGTCAAGTAAAAACAGTGTGGGTACAAGTCGGGTGTGTGGGCCTATTAATTGTATAATAAGCTCCTTACTTCTATCTGCTAGACATCTGAATTCTAATGCATTAGTGCATATAAAGACTCAAGTTGGCCTCACTTCACATTCATAATGACTAAATTATAAAATTTAAGATGCGAGTGTTTTAATTCTACTGTAAATTGCAAAGTGGAGCACTATGTGGTTCCAGAGGTGCAGGACTCGATCAGGCCACACGCCGAACATCTTAGCTACACTGAAAGGTACACTAAAGAAATCCAACCAGCCAGTTTGCTCACATCTCCTTACCAATCAAAAGAAGGTTTTTCTCCACAGTCGAAAGCATCCTGCAGCTCTTTGACCAGGTTGGCCTGTCCAGGCAGCCTAAACAAGCCCTCCTCCTGAAGGCCCCACTGACGAATGAAGTCCACACACTGCTCTACCAGCATAGGGGCGAGCTTGTTCCCAAACCGTCGTTCATACCGCACCGTCTCCTCTAACTTCTGACCAAAGATCCCTGAAACACAGTAATAATGGTATAAGACAATGATAAATGGCAATGCTACAACATGTCACCATGgagttcatttgttttatgcCACATTTGAAAAGTTATTCATCATAGCCAAGTCTTTCTTTTAATATGATTGGTAGAGCAGccatgtataaaaaaaacaataagtggTTAACAACAGGGTGCAGTGAGTGCAACACATCAAGGGTTTAAATTCGGTTTGCTCTTATCGACAGTAGTTCCTTcctaacaaaatatatattgtttttgaatTAGTACTGTTACTGCAATATCCTGCAGTCTCCCGAACTGAAAGGAGCGTTTTTCAAAGAACTATGATAAGACATTGGCAAAGCATCTGAATTTTAAGCTACATCAAAGACAGCAGTTAAATCAATTGAAAAGGATTTATGATAGAGTCGGCAAGACAGTCCAACCAAAAAAATATGTACACCCCCCAAAAGACTAAGTCTGATAATCTAATCCAAATTTCCTGCTGAGCACCTTTCACCTTTTGTCTAAGGctgaaaaaagaagcaaagaaaaaaaacaaacagatttccATTTGCAGCAGTCTCACgtgaacacaacacaaaaggGGATTAGGGCAGCCTTCCTGAGAGATTTAGATCTGCATACTTTTTTGGTTTCCAGATGCAGACAGAGGCTACTGACAAATACATATTGTACTACAAGGTACTGTACAGTGACTTACCATTATGGGTTTTTTCAGCGTTTGCACTAATCTGAACACTGAATTTATGGctgatattaatattttagcaaTTCAGAATATTTTCTAGTACTACAACAGTACCATGATAAAAATCATACTCTTTCAATATTTCCATCAGTTCTTGTCATACTCACCCCCCTCTAAACGGAAACAACTTGCAAACTTCTAGAAGAAACACCTATTAGTACATTTGTGATAGGACAACATACCAGAGGtgcagaaacaataaaacatagcTCCAGTTTATGCAGTTATGACAGAAAACAATGCCAAGATCTATCCATTGGATAAGATGTCAATCAAAGTTTTCATTTCCATCTTGCAGAAAGGGATCTTTTATTCTATCTTTCATTGGATAACAAGGTGCTCACAAGTTAGCAGTGGTGCATTTATGTTCCTTCTCCTTTAGTCAGTGGCTTTGAGgaccaaataaaacaaaacagccgCAAAGTCCCAAGAAACATCTGAAgctttgttaacattttttttcatcaaataaaagagaaatatacataaattaaGGTCCAAGAGAGTAAAGAATGATGATAATTCCACACGTGCCAAGTGGCTGATTAAAATTAGGTCATCTCTCCAGACGTTCTGGTCATGAGTTTAGGAATGTTTTCCGAGGTCacatgtaactgtgtgtgtggacaagCTTATGCAGTGGGTTTACATGAACTAGACTAGGTCATAACACAATTTGGCATAAAGTGTAAGAGTGACACTGACTCTGCAGTCACTCACCAGGTTCCTTCGACACTCTCTGGTTCTTTCAGCTTTATTGAGCTGCTGCTCGACcgcacacacacgctcactGATAATGTAGACTGAATAACTTGGTGTACagacctttttaaattaaatcaatcatATCATAGCAATTTATAACTTGTTTAACAAATGTTCATagatttttctatattttgatATCTCACATCGAGAGCTTAGATCCACAAGCAGAATCCAGCCATGTGACTTTTGTAGTCAAGTATCTCTAATGtgttattaaaactaaatattaacaGCAGGGTTCCTTTAAAATGCTGTCTGTCAAATCTATTTGGAAGCTGGACTAAAAGACATACGTCCAGCAAAAGTGCAAGTGTATGGAGAAAGTGATTTTTTTGATTCTGATATCTAATATTTACTAAAACCAACACAAATAATTCCCAGTTCGGCTGCACTGATATGTGGAATGCATAAATATACATAGAGTGTGTGACCCTACGGTGCTGTAAATTCATCATTTCCTTTATAGCAACAGCAATTACaacagttaaaataaacaaaatgaaaatgggtaATTACCAcgaaataaatctccaaagaTCCAGATAGAGAGGCCACAGCTGCACATTTCTCAAACGTCGGACAACAAAGAGTCAGTGAAGTCAAGTTTGTTCAAGCTGGTCAGAAATTAATTCAGCATCATGACAAGTGCTCAATACAAcatgacagcaacagtgttagAGGCTCCAAACTCATCTGTGGGTTCAACACAGGGACTGTGCACTGGGAGCTCCTTCCATGTCTGTCACTCTCTGAACATAGCCACACTTCGTGGGCACTGGTCAGCCAATCAGAGATcagcttctctctgctgctACTGCAGAATGTGAAAGGCTGGAATATAAGgccgtgcgtgtgtgtgtgtgtttgtgcatcgtaaatatgtgtgtgagagacagtgaAGCCAGGCTCCACTCCAACGCAGAGCCACATTTCTTGTGGCATCTTTGACAAATGGCTCGTCCTTTTGAAAAGCAGTCAACTGCAATAGACATCAAACTCCCTGCACTGAAAACATTGGGGCCAGCTCAGACACATCTATTCACTGTGTCACAGAGAGCTGCCTAAACTCCCCGTCTGGTTACAAATGCTGCACTTGCGCTCTGCTCGCACACAATGTAG from the Channa argus isolate prfri chromosome 18, Channa argus male v1.0, whole genome shotgun sequence genome contains:
- the arhgap24 gene encoding rho GTPase-activating protein 24 isoform X1 codes for the protein MDDQCASHNSPQRSGGQASTEVQRQGRQNVIRCGWLRKQGGFVKTWHSRWFVLRGDQLYYYKDEEETKALGIIFLPGNKVTEHPASGEEGGKYFFEVLPGGDRERMTANHETYLLMASTQNDMEDWVKTIRRVIWAPFGGGIFGQKLEETVRYERRFGNKLAPMLVEQCVDFIRQWGLQEEGLFRLPGQANLVKELQDAFDCGEKPSFDCNTDVHTVASLLKLYLRELPEPVIPFHKYEEFLSCAKLLSKDDEMGKKELRRLVESLPPVNYNLLKYICRFLDEVQSYSGVNKMSVQNLATVFGPNILRPKVEDPVAIMEGTVLVQQLMAVLIGHHDLLFPHNEDSPTALELVNNNIELSRRQATTATSAIATVSQNAENNNTQVVRQCAWETPESPSHRQYVDNGGSPRSASPHNCVIGRFDVTRSPPLTVKKNPAFCKGSGIVTNGSFSSSPSLDPNQEKSQTLSGGGSLPMRRSGALKGSGTKMGTSGVTSGGNTGGNGIGVVRMGISGTDVVTGGLNSRNGLWVPNGCVTLRENNKKRDCSSRDHTTIQNRLSTYDNVQLNHQNSQHQTQITNTCLNSSCEDKQSVDSATWSTSSCEISLPDNSTSCRSSTTTCPEQDFYGGHYEDLDGPAHDNELPQCGGGEEEEGRLCNREGGGDGAGRSSRGTCSSDNSDGFIVGNGPGNHSALHSLVASLKQEMHKQKTEYEARIKSLEQRNLELETEMVSLHEELDQERKKYTMAEIKLRNAERAKDDAERRNQMLQKEMEQFFTTFSDLTATGNSAATDPRRADRSNSIWIQ
- the arhgap24 gene encoding rho GTPase-activating protein 24 isoform X4, translating into MTANHETYLLMASTQNDMEDWVKTIRRVIWAPFGGGIFGQKLEETVRYERRFGNKLAPMLVEQCVDFIRQWGLQEEGLFRLPGQANLVKELQDAFDCGEKPSFDCNTDVHTVASLLKLYLRELPEPVIPFHKYEEFLSCAKLLSKDDEMGKKELRRLVESLPPVNYNLLKYICRFLDEVQSYSGVNKMSVQNLATVFGPNILRPKVEDPVAIMEGTVLVQQLMAVLIGHHDLLFPHNEDSPTALELVNNNIELSRRQATTATSAIATVSQNAENNNTQVVRQCAWETPESPSHRQYVDNGGSPRSASPHNCVIGRFDVTRSPPLTVKKNPAFCKGSGIVTNGSFSSSPSLDPNQEKSQTLSGGGSLPMRRSGALKGSGTKMGTSGVTSGGNTGGNGIGVVRMGISGTDVVTGGLNSRNGLWVPNGCVTLRENNKKRDCSSRDHTTIQNRLSTYDNVQLNHQNSQHQTQITNTCLNSSCEDKQSVDSATWSTSSCEISLPDNSTSCRSSTTTCPEQDFYGGHYEDLDGPAHDNELPQCGGGEEEEGRLCNREGGGDGAGRSSRGTCSSDNSDGFIVGNGPGNHSALHSLVASLKQEMHKQKTEYEARIKSLEQRNLELETEMVSLHEELDQERKKYTMAEIKLRNAERAKDDAERRNQMLQKEMEQFFTTFSDLTATGNSAATDPRRADRSNSIWIQ
- the arhgap24 gene encoding rho GTPase-activating protein 24 isoform X3 — translated: MDHNSKPGGDRERMTANHETYLLMASTQNDMEDWVKTIRRVIWAPFGGGIFGQKLEETVRYERRFGNKLAPMLVEQCVDFIRQWGLQEEGLFRLPGQANLVKELQDAFDCGEKPSFDCNTDVHTVASLLKLYLRELPEPVIPFHKYEEFLSCAKLLSKDDEMGKKELRRLVESLPPVNYNLLKYICRFLDEVQSYSGVNKMSVQNLATVFGPNILRPKVEDPVAIMEGTVLVQQLMAVLIGHHDLLFPHNEDSPTALELVNNNIELSRRQATTATSAIATVSQNAENNNTQVVRQCAWETPESPSHRQYVDNGGSPRSASPHNCVIGRFDVTRSPPLTVKKNPAFCKGSGIVTNGSFSSSPSLDPNQEKSQTLSGGGSLPMRRSGALKGSGTKMGTSGVTSGGNTGGNGIGVVRMGISGTDVVTGGLNSRNGLWVPNGCVTLRENNKKRDCSSRDHTTIQNRLSTYDNVQLNHQNSQHQTQITNTCLNSSCEDKQSVDSATWSTSSCEISLPDNSTSCRSSTTTCPEQDFYGGHYEDLDGPAHDNELPQCGGGEEEEGRLCNREGGGDGAGRSSRGTCSSDNSDGFIVGNGPGNHSALHSLVASLKQEMHKQKTEYEARIKSLEQRNLELETEMVSLHEELDQERKKYTMAEIKLRNAERAKDDAERRNQMLQKEMEQFFTTFSDLTATGNSAATDPRRADRSNSIWIQ
- the arhgap24 gene encoding rho GTPase-activating protein 24 isoform X2, which produces MEAVHQANYDVPLYGLSNLSSSLPGGDRERMTANHETYLLMASTQNDMEDWVKTIRRVIWAPFGGGIFGQKLEETVRYERRFGNKLAPMLVEQCVDFIRQWGLQEEGLFRLPGQANLVKELQDAFDCGEKPSFDCNTDVHTVASLLKLYLRELPEPVIPFHKYEEFLSCAKLLSKDDEMGKKELRRLVESLPPVNYNLLKYICRFLDEVQSYSGVNKMSVQNLATVFGPNILRPKVEDPVAIMEGTVLVQQLMAVLIGHHDLLFPHNEDSPTALELVNNNIELSRRQATTATSAIATVSQNAENNNTQVVRQCAWETPESPSHRQYVDNGGSPRSASPHNCVIGRFDVTRSPPLTVKKNPAFCKGSGIVTNGSFSSSPSLDPNQEKSQTLSGGGSLPMRRSGALKGSGTKMGTSGVTSGGNTGGNGIGVVRMGISGTDVVTGGLNSRNGLWVPNGCVTLRENNKKRDCSSRDHTTIQNRLSTYDNVQLNHQNSQHQTQITNTCLNSSCEDKQSVDSATWSTSSCEISLPDNSTSCRSSTTTCPEQDFYGGHYEDLDGPAHDNELPQCGGGEEEEGRLCNREGGGDGAGRSSRGTCSSDNSDGFIVGNGPGNHSALHSLVASLKQEMHKQKTEYEARIKSLEQRNLELETEMVSLHEELDQERKKYTMAEIKLRNAERAKDDAERRNQMLQKEMEQFFTTFSDLTATGNSAATDPRRADRSNSIWIQ